The genome window tctcttggctagaatgcatgcatgtttatagAAAGTTAGAACAACATCATGATCCCATACCTGTGATGCTGTGCAGAAACTGAACAGGGAGTAGCACTGGCAATTATACGCTCTGTTGTAGATTTCAAAAGAGATCCATGGCCCAGAGTATCTGAGCCTGCTAAAGATCTTGTCAAGCGGATGCTGGACCCAAATCCAAACACACGGTTTACTGCAGCACAAGTTCTTGGTAAGCATCACCGTCACCTGTTCCCACATCTCAACAGGCTACAGAATGCTATCTTACTCTGATTGCTATGGCAAATTGAATCTTAATTGGGAATGCGCTTCTATTATGTATTGGCTGTCATTCAATTTAGAAATTATGAACTGGCATGATCATCAGcagatttatcttaaaattaTCGAAGGACTAATTCTCATTCTGGGAGTTACACAGAATCTCTAGATGACTATTGGAGTTTGGTTGTCTATGCAACAGAGCGGATGTAGGGTATTCCTATCATCACTATGTGAATTGTATCAAAAAATGATACTCAAAGTTAGTTTTGAGTTTACTAACTGCACGTCTCAAATTATTTTGTCATTGCTTCTGACAATGTCAATTGAATGGGCAGAACATCCATGGTTACATGACTCCAAAAAGATGCCGGACATTCCTCTTGGTGATACTGTCCGAGTGAGACTGCAGCAATTTGCTGCGATGAACAAGTTAAAGAAGAAAGCCCTAAGGGTAAGACTTACTGCACGTGGCACCAAATTCAACAGTTTCCTTGTTGAACAGGAAACTTCTTTAGAATTTTGCATACAAGGTGATGCGAGATGAATGGATGAATTAGTCTAGTTAAACTAACTTTCTTTTTGCATGGAAACTAACTTATTTTATGCTTAAACATCTGCAGGTGATTGCTGAGCATCTGTCCGTAGAGGAAGTAGCTGATATAAAGCAAATGTTTGATAAAATGGATGTGAACAACAATGGCAAACTAACATTCGAGGAATTCAAAGCTGGCCTCCGTAAACTTGGAAACCAAATGCCTGATTCAGATATTCAGATATTGATGGATGCTGTGAGTAACTTACCAAAAATGATCTACCCTAGAGCAAAAGTATCTTGGACAAACCTGTTAACGTTACTTTCAATGCTTTGCAGGCTGATGTTGATAAAAATGGGACCCTAGACTATGGAGAATTTGTTACTGTGTCTATCCATGTGAGAAAAATAGGCAATGATGAACACATCCAAAAGGCCTTCTCATACTTCGACCAAAATAAGAGTGGGTACATAGAAATTGAGGAGCTTAGGGAGGCTTTGTCTGATGAACtggaagcaaatgatgaagacATTATCAGTGGCATCATCCGTGATGTGGACACAGATAAGGTAAGCAAAATCTACCTTCCCCAGACCACAGAACTAATTTGTAGAGCATATTTGTTGGTAAGTTGCTACTCCAATTAATGAACTACCATCATAAATGGGAATTGAGATGAAAGTACTGGAGTAAAGTGTAAAACTGCTGTGAATATTATAGTTTCCAGAATATAAGAATAGTGCCTTTTGTATGACCATGTCCATGTGGCAGTCAATGTTCAGATGCCACAACTTGCAAGGCATGGTTTTATTTAACGTGAAGGATTGTTGACTGTTATCAACCTGTATTGTTATAGAAAAAATGGCATTTGGGACTAAGAAAGATAGGATAAGGGGCATGACGCATAACACAATCAGTAGTTTAAATTAATTTAATGTAACTAGTTTGACCTGTTCAATCCCCCCTTTCCCACCCCACAAAAAAGTACAAGATTAATCTATAGGGTCATCCTAACAGCAAGGTGTAATCTATGTTTTTTTCAGGATGGGAAAATAAGCTATGATGAATTCGCAGCCATGATGAAGGCCGGCACTGACTGGAGGAAGGCGTCTAGGCAGTACTCGAGGCAAAGGTTCAGTAACCTGAGCCTGAAGCTTCAGAAGGACGAGTCCATCGGTGACGATACACGGTAGATCAGTAAACAGAGAAGTGAAAAGATAATGTTGGCATCTTGAGTTGAGTATGGGTGTTGAGTGTTGTTCTCTTTTGTTTTGCTGTGCTGGGTTCGATCACCAATCAGATTCTTCAATCCTCtgttttttctctcaaaatgtTTAGCCACCATTCAGTAAGTAATTTCTTGGGTTTGTAAAGATAGTTTTTGTGTTTGTACCACGTATTAGCGTTTCAGCAGCATGATCCCACAAGAGGGCGGGCGAGGACTACTGTAAGTAAATTTGTTTGTGACTTTGTGTCATGTAATACAACAGTCAGTTGCCTGCGAGCGATGCTTATGAAAACTCCTGTACCTTGCTACTGTGCTACTCATGGGGCATGCTAATGCTGCCGCTGCTTGTGGGATAACCAACTTTTTTTTAGAACGGCCCTCTGatttatattaataataatgaaaataatGCGAGCATGTACATGAGTATCTACCTCTTACATTGAGGACCCGTTTGGCAACGTgaatctgaaacgtttctcCGCCGATTCTCAAGAATCCATACCAAACGGCAAAACGAGCAGGGCGATTCTGCATGAAATGGTCGAAACCTTTCTTCGATTGTGGCCTGAGACCACAAAACGTTTCCTAGCTGTTACAATATGCCTCAAAAATCCATATTTTCAATCTCTTTCCCTGTAGATTTAGACCTTCTAAAAGGCTTCAAAAAATCTACCAATTTTTATGTAAGTTCCATAATCCATAGCCAACCTATTTTAACTAGTTGCACTTAAAAATCCTgaacaaaattcaaattaaaattaattaaaactgactgtttttgcaccttccatgaatttttagagctttaaAAGGATTTccaaaattaggaaaaatcatcaatattcatcttaattaatggattaatttctaaaattatctccatcTCTAAGCTATATAGTAAAATTTCAAGCTTCTTCACATGGCCTCACtttttcatgaatttgatcAATTCCAATAAAATTCAAATGCATGTGTCAATTGCTAAAAAATGATCAGAGGTGATGCTCAGGCTTTCTATGTATGTCTATTGTtgttattgcaaaaaaaaaaaacagcatatCAACAATTGGCAAAATAGTTAATTACCATCTTCTCTTTCAAGAAACTAAATCCAGAAAGCTAGCAAAACGATTTTCAAAGGTGACTCTGATTCACCAGAGAAATATTTTCAGAGAGAATTTGAAATCAAAACATTTATAAAAGAATCTGAATTCCTATCAAAAGCACCCTGAAGATCCTAGTTGAGGTGATGAAAGTACTGAACTTTTTTATCTTCCTTACCAGTTACCTAAGAATGCACTCTCTTTTTTCTTAAGGGGAAGGCAGGCCTAGAATGGCCAATACTTCCACACCCCTGCTCGCCCCGGTTTCCTATTTGCGGCAGCCGAGCACTGTGGCAGTAAGAGCAGCCAAAATATGTTTTGGTGGTTTTTAAATCTTACATGAACATGTGTTTTCAAATATGTGTTAAGCAAAAAGAAATCTTGTGTACTTGTGTTCAAATTTGCATTAAAGTTGATGAGTGCACATCTTGTTTATTCAATTTCTGGGATGTAAAGAAAATGATGGGCTTGagctgcagaaaaaaaaaatcttgtagcAGCAAGAAGCTGTACGAAACCAAAAGAAAACAACTACAAATACAACGGAGGTACAAAAGACAGTATGATGACGCACGAATCTTAAAGTATGGAGGACGGCTCGGATACCAGGGGCAGACACCGCCGGGAGCACGAATCTTAAAACTCCCTTTGCTCCAgtcctcttctccctccccgCGCCGCCACCCTCGAACCCTcagaaaccctaaccctaggcAGCCACACGGGGAGAGCGGACATGGGGGAGCACGACTTGACGGCGCTCATGGCGGCGCAGCTGGACCGCCACCTGGTGTTCCCGCTGCTGGAGTTCCTGCAGGAGCGACAGCTCTACAAGGACGAGGAGATCCTGGAGGCCAAGATACGCCTCCTCAACGGCACCAACATGGTCGACTATGCCATGGACATCCACAAGTCGCTCCACGGTACCGAGGACGTCCCCGCCGACATGGTCTCGCGCCGCGCCGAGGTCGTCGCCAGGCTCAGGTCGCTCGAGGAGGCCGCCGCCCCGCTCGTCTCCTTCCTCCAGAACCCGCAGCTCGTGCAGGAGCTCAGGCCCGACAAGCAGTACAACATCCACATGCTCCAGGAGCGCTTCCAGGTCCGAATCTTCTTCTGCCCAACCTATTGGAGCTATGCGATTTGTGGGATTGGTGGTACAATTCAATGTTCTTGGTGTCCCAAGATGTGGTTGTGAGTCTGTTCGCCATTAGCAAGATTATGAAATTGTTTGACAGTAAAGATCTTCGGGACCATGTGATCTTAGCTGTAGATGCATATACTATGGATTTTGGTTTTAGTTATGAGTGTACGCTCGTTCCTTTGCTATGCTGCCTTGTTTTAGTTGGGTGTGGGCTGGTGTTTTCAGTTTGCGTGTTGCAGCACCTGGATAGTGAGATTTATTTAATTTGGTAGCATGCATAATTCAAAATGTGAGGTATCACCACGTAGGCGCCCTAAATGTGGACATGTGTAATGCTTACTAGTCTCATAGGAGtttccttattttttatttactttgttTAGAGATCGCAGGAATCAATCTTTTTGTGGATCTTCTGGTTAGAGTGATTGCCAACTGAGTTTGTGTTTGATGATGTACGTTTCACCTCGCAGCTCTGTAGTGAGCAACAAGTCAGAACTTCTCCCTTGTTCACTTTATTTGTTTGGGAGTATTGTGCATGTATTAACAATTCATGAACAGGGGTGGCAATGGGTCGGGTCGGGGCCGGGTGGATCAAGAACGCACCCGATCCGAAACACGAAACCCGACCTGGCCCCGAAAATCCAACTGGGTGCAAATCCACCCCCACCCCTAGCCTTGGcggggacccgaaacccgagctcgccgcctcctcgccgagATTCTAAGAACTCGAGCTCGCAGCTCCACCTTGCGGCAATCTGCGGCAGAATCGAGAACGGTGGTGGCGCCGCGGCGGCCATCGCATCTCCAGCTCCAGATGCTCATCTCGCCTTCGCGCAAATAATTCTGACACATGAAAAACGTAAAGCCACTCTCCTTGCACTCCTCCCCTCTCGGCCCTAAAAAAACTCGGCCACTACGCTATCTTGCTAACGCCCACCACCACTAGCATCACCATGGCCACTGCACCCCCCTTCCTCCCTCGTCCTGGCCTCCTCCCCCATCTCCATCGCGCCACGAACCCactctacccccccccccctgtgtCCTGCCAGCTTCCCTCATGAACACCGAAGAATCCACACCCTTCCACCTGGGGTCGGAGACCGGGAAGAGCTGCCTGATGTCCGGCAAACCTAGTGTGCTGAGAGCGCGAGAATCGCATCCACCACGCAGTGCAGCA of Phragmites australis chromosome 3, lpPhrAust1.1, whole genome shotgun sequence contains these proteins:
- the LOC133913606 gene encoding calcium-dependent protein kinase 8-like, with the protein product MGNCCGAPATQGGGKNRRKQHKANPYNVTYNRGAPPPPARPGLVVLRDPTGRDLGERYELGGELGRGEFGITYLCTEAATGARYACKSISKRKLRTPVDVEDVRREVDIMRHMPPHPNIVSLRAAYEDEDAVHIVMELCEGGELFDRIVARGHYTERAAAAVTRTIVEVVQMCHMHGVMHRDLKPENFLYANNKDSSPLKAIDFGLSVFFRPGERFTEIVGSPYYMAPEVLKRNYGPEIDVWSAGVILYILLCGAPPFWAETEQGVALAIIRSVVDFKRDPWPRVSEPAKDLVKRMLDPNPNTRFTAAQVLEHPWLHDSKKMPDIPLGDTVRVRLQQFAAMNKLKKKALRVIAEHLSVEEVADIKQMFDKMDVNNNGKLTFEEFKAGLRKLGNQMPDSDIQILMDAADVDKNGTLDYGEFVTVSIHVRKIGNDEHIQKAFSYFDQNKSGYIEIEELREALSDELEANDEDIISGIIRDVDTDKDGKISYDEFAAMMKAGTDWRKASRQYSRQRFSNLSLKLQKDESIGDDTR